The Peribacillus simplex genome contains the following window.
AGACTTGCAATAAGGTCGCTATTCCACACATTAAGATGTCAATCGAAACTAAATAGGTTAACTGCGCAGCAGTTAAACCTAACGCTCCCCCAACAATCAATGGAACGACGATCGCACCAGCATACATTGCAAGAACATGTTGTAATCCTAAGGAAGCAACTTTTAATGGTGATTGATTAGACATTGACAGTTGCCCCTTCCATTTCCTCAACGAAAGTTATCTCACCGAATTTCAACTTCGCAATTCGTGCCAGGGATTCCACTTGAAACCCTTGTCCCCGAAGGTCCTTACCACCACTTTGGAATGCTTTTTCAATAACGATTCCGATCCCGGCTACTTCTGCTCCAACCTGCTCACAGATATCCACCAAGCCCCGAGCCGCTTGTCCGACCGCAAGGAAGTCATCGATGATCAGAACCTTATCACCAGCTTCTATATATTTATTGGAAACTGTAATTGTATTGGTTTCTTTTTTTGTAAAGGAATGAACGGACGCCGTCACTAAATCATTTGTCAAAGTAAGTGATTTACGTTTACGGGCAAAAATTAGCGGAACTTCCAATTCCAAGGCAGCCATCAAACCAGGTCCAATGCCTGAAGATTCAATGGTAAGCACTTTAGTTATTTCCTTTTGTTCGAAACGTTTAACGAATTCTTTACCTATTTCTTTCATCAGCATAGGATCCATTTGATGATTCAAGAATGAATCTACTTTTAAAATATCTTCTGATAAAGCTTGACCCTCGGACAAGATTTTTTCCTTTAAAAGTTGCATGAAGGTTCCTCCCAATCTTGGATGTTTATTGACCTATAAACCATGCAAGTGTTTCCCAGATATAAAAAAGCCCAAGAAACATTGCAGCACTTTTTTGAGTGAAGCAATATTTCTTGGGCATGAATGAAAAATGAAACAGCAAAATCCGTCCATTATGCAACAAGATCAATTACTCACCCATAGTCGAATTATTTACGGTAATCCGGTAGAAACTTGCAGGCCATATTCCTGCTATTATACGAGTGAAACTTTATATTTTATTAATATATAAATTATAACAATGCTGTCTTATTTTGAAAAGTCATTTTTAACAAAAACCGAACTTTCAATTAAAAATATAAAACATTATTCGTAATTTTAGAAGATTGCGAAATCACCAAGACTAATTAATCTCGATTTATCATCAACAAAAAGCCATCACTTGAAATTACGGGTATTTTTCAAAAAATTAGAAATATTATAGTCGGAATAACGGCGGCCTCATTTTATTCGCCTAAATGATACCTTTTATTGATGTTAACAAAAATGCCCACCGGGTTTATAAGGATTTAAATTGTGTGAACCATTGAAAAAAGAAGAAGACCTTGATAATTATTCCAAGGCCTTCTTTAATTAAATTCATTTGATTTTATAAACTTCTTTATATTTATTTTCAAGATACTTTATTAAATACTGAACATTCAGGCCTTCCCCTGTCGTTTCTTTCAAAATCTCTAGGGGCTCTTTTGTTTTTCCATATTTATGTATCTTTTCATTAAGCCATTTCCTGATTGGAGCAATATCGCCCGCTTCCAAAAGCCCATCAAAATCAGGCAAATCTTTAAGCATCGACTGCTTGATTTGGGCTGCATACATATATCCCAATGCATACGATGGGAAATAACCAAAACTGCCATCTGCCCAATGTACATCCTGTAACACGCCCATTGCATCATTTTCAGGAACAATTCCCAAATAATCCTTGTATTTTTCATTCCAGACTTCCGGTAAATCCTTCACTTCAAGTTCTCCATTAAAGAGAGCCTTTTCCAGTTCATACCGAATCATTATATGTAGGGGATAAGTTAGTTCATCTGCTTCAATACGGATGAACGATGGTTTTGATTCGTTAATCCCCCGGTAGAATTCATCCAGCGTCACATCATTGAATTGTTCAGGAGCATATTCTTTCAATAGGGAGAATTTATTTTTCCAGAAGCTATAGTTCCGTCCAATGAAGTTTTCAAAAAACAGGGATTGGGATTCATGGATTCCCATTGATGTCCCATTATCGAGCAGTGTCCCGGTTAACTCTTCGGCGATATTCTGCTCATAAATGGCATGTCCACATTCATGAATGGTACCAAAGATCGCCCCCCTAAAATCACATTCATCGTAACGGGTCGTCACCCGGACATCGCCCATATTTATTCCAGTAGCAAAAGGGTGAACTGTTTCATCCAGCCTGCCAGCCTTGAAATCGTATCCTAGATGTTTTAAAACTTCCAGGTTGAGGCGATGCTGTTTTTCTTTTGGAAATTCTTTATAAAGGAACGCTGTTTCAGGTCTATTTTCGCTTTTTGCAATCTGTTTTACCAGAGGTACTATACTCGACCGAAGCTCACTGAATACGCTGTCAAGTAGATCTACAGTCATGCCGGGTTCATACATGTCTAAAAGGGTATTATATTTCTGTCCTTCGTATCCCCAGTACTCTATGAATTTACGGGTATAAGCAACAACTTGCTCCAGATAAGGTTGGAATAACGAAAAATCCGCTTTTTCCCTTGCCTCTTCCCAAGCACTTTCAGAGCGGGATTGTAAAATGACGAATTCCTTATATTCGTTTGCAGGAATCTTCTTATTCCTTTCAAACTCTTTTTTACACTCTTGTACCATCTTATTCGTCGTTTCACTAAGAGGCCCCTTCGAAAGTTCCGTAATGAAGGATTCCATCTTTTTACTTGTGATCATATTAAAAACCTCAGAGGAAAGCACCCCGATCACTTCAGAACGCTGCTCAACTCCCTTTTTCGGTGCACCTGTACGTAAGTCCCAAAAAATTAACGCGAGCGCTTCATTATAGGCCGAGATTTTCTTGACATATTCTTTAAATTCTTTTTCTATCAAATCTATACCTTCTTTTTCCATATTCACTGCTCCTTCCAACTACACTTTACCATATTATACAAAAATCTTTCTTATCAGAACTACCCGTTAAAAAAAAATAAGAGCCAAGGGCACCCCTCCCATGGCTCTTAGATTAAATTGACTTAAAGCGTTACAGGAAGAACGGATACAATCTTCTCTTTCACCAGTTCCGAGAGATCCTTTTCCATCAAAATCTGTACGGTTCCCGAATCATTGCTAGTCCTGATCAAACGCCCTATACCCTGACGCAATCGAAGGAGCATGTATGGAAGATCCACTTCTTCGAATGCATCGGTAACCGAATTACGTTTGGCCTCGAACACTGGATCGCGTGGTGGGAATGGAAGTGAGTGTATCACTACATTTTGTAATGAAGGCCCTGGAACATCAAGTCCTTCCCATAAATGATAGGAGAAAAGAACAGATTGCTCATTCTCTTGAAACTTCTTAACAAGCTCGCTGATTTCCGCTTCCCCTTCAAAATAAAAAGGATAGGATGATGTTGGGCAGTTTTCCTTGAACCAATGCAATTCTTCTTTTGATTGGAATAACACAAGCGTTCGGCCCTCATTTTCCTCAATTGACTTCATGGTGTATTGAAGTTTAGCCAATTGGTCGCCGTTTTCGAAGGCAGGCATGTTCATTTTCATGACTTCATCGTAATCAAATGGTGATTCAACAGAGAAGCTGTCATACTTCTCTATCCCTAAGCTATCTGCAATGTATTGGAAAGATTTATTATCCGATAATGTCGCCGATGAAAAAATGTAAGGGATTTTTTTAGAGAATACCTGTTCAGACAAAATATCCTGTACAAGCCGTGGCATAATGACCAATGTTTTGGTCATTTCATTTTCTTCAAACCAGGAAACGGCCTGTTCATCCTTCACAAATAGAGAAATGGAGTAGCCCAGCTGTTCTAAATATTCTTCTGTCACTTTTAAATCATAATCATTGATCGTATACATTTCCGCCTCGAAAACAAGGTTCTCCTCTAACTCTTCAACCTTTTTATGCAGCTTTTGCGCAAAGCTTGTTATTTCCTTGGACATTGGGATTTCATAACGATTAGATCCGGTGACATGTATGGATTTTTCATCCAACAAATCAAAAAACTCTTCATTAATATCAATTAAGTCCTCAATGATGTATAAGGTTTCTTCACGAACCTGATTGGCAGTAAGCAATTCTAAAACCGAAGCAAGGGTTTGTTCCCCAACTTTATAAGTTAAAGCCTTTTGAGCAGCAAATTCCAGTAGATGACCTTCATCAAAGACAACACAGCTATGTTCAGGCAACAGTGGTAATTGTCCTTCACGCTTACGTTTTTCCTTAGTCCAAACATGTTCCATGAAGAAGTCATGTGAACAAATGATCAAATCGCTTGATTTTCGGTAGTGGTCCCGCGATAGGGTCTGTCCACAACGATGGCGCTTATCACAAGTAAAACAGTTTTGAAGCTGATCCCAGCCAACTTTAGACCAGTCTTCATCATTTAAATATGGATACTGTTTACGGTCCCCATATGCTGAATAAGCGTTCATCGATGAGTTATCATGGACAAACTTGGGAAGTTCATCATAGAGTTGATCTATTCCCTCTGAATCTTCATGATTCACTGCGTAATCCAATTTCTTAAGACATACATATTGATCGTGATATTTGGCAAGCCGAACATCCACTTCAATACCTAAAGCATTCTTAATTTTTTGGATGTCGCCTTCTTCTTTGACAAGCTGTTCAATCAACGTTTCGTCTGCACACGAAATAATTGCCGGTTTATTCGTATATCTCGCATAACAAATCGCATATAGTAAATAGACCAAGGTCTTACCGGTCCCTACCCCTGCTTCAGCAAAGCTTACATTCTTTTCTTTAAAGGCTTTTTCTAACTGAAAAGCCATGAAGATTTGTTCATCACGCAGCTCAAATCCTTTTTCGGGAAGAATATCGTAAAAAACATCACCGATCCATTCTGAAAGCTTATCGTAAAAAGAATCTTCCTTTGTTACCGAAAAAGGCAGTGTTTTAAGCATCTTGGTCTCCCCTTTTATCTATCATCAGTGTATCGATCCGTATCATAATATTTCTAGGCAAAAGGATATTATCCTTTATTTCACATTAATAGTCAAGATATTTACCCTACCATAAGAAACGAA
Protein-coding sequences here:
- a CDS encoding carboxypeptidase M32, which encodes MEKEGIDLIEKEFKEYVKKISAYNEALALIFWDLRTGAPKKGVEQRSEVIGVLSSEVFNMITSKKMESFITELSKGPLSETTNKMVQECKKEFERNKKIPANEYKEFVILQSRSESAWEEAREKADFSLFQPYLEQVVAYTRKFIEYWGYEGQKYNTLLDMYEPGMTVDLLDSVFSELRSSIVPLVKQIAKSENRPETAFLYKEFPKEKQHRLNLEVLKHLGYDFKAGRLDETVHPFATGINMGDVRVTTRYDECDFRGAIFGTIHECGHAIYEQNIAEELTGTLLDNGTSMGIHESQSLFFENFIGRNYSFWKNKFSLLKEYAPEQFNDVTLDEFYRGINESKPSFIRIEADELTYPLHIMIRYELEKALFNGELEVKDLPEVWNEKYKDYLGIVPENDAMGVLQDVHWADGSFGYFPSYALGYMYAAQIKQSMLKDLPDFDGLLEAGDIAPIRKWLNEKIHKYGKTKEPLEILKETTGEGLNVQYLIKYLENKYKEVYKIK
- a CDS encoding xanthine phosphoribosyltransferase is translated as MQLLKEKILSEGQALSEDILKVDSFLNHQMDPMLMKEIGKEFVKRFEQKEITKVLTIESSGIGPGLMAALELEVPLIFARKRKSLTLTNDLVTASVHSFTKKETNTITVSNKYIEAGDKVLIIDDFLAVGQAARGLVDICEQVGAEVAGIGIVIEKAFQSGGKDLRGQGFQVESLARIAKLKFGEITFVEEMEGATVNV
- a CDS encoding ATP-dependent DNA helicase, which translates into the protein MLKTLPFSVTKEDSFYDKLSEWIGDVFYDILPEKGFELRDEQIFMAFQLEKAFKEKNVSFAEAGVGTGKTLVYLLYAICYARYTNKPAIISCADETLIEQLVKEEGDIQKIKNALGIEVDVRLAKYHDQYVCLKKLDYAVNHEDSEGIDQLYDELPKFVHDNSSMNAYSAYGDRKQYPYLNDEDWSKVGWDQLQNCFTCDKRHRCGQTLSRDHYRKSSDLIICSHDFFMEHVWTKEKRKREGQLPLLPEHSCVVFDEGHLLEFAAQKALTYKVGEQTLASVLELLTANQVREETLYIIEDLIDINEEFFDLLDEKSIHVTGSNRYEIPMSKEITSFAQKLHKKVEELEENLVFEAEMYTINDYDLKVTEEYLEQLGYSISLFVKDEQAVSWFEENEMTKTLVIMPRLVQDILSEQVFSKKIPYIFSSATLSDNKSFQYIADSLGIEKYDSFSVESPFDYDEVMKMNMPAFENGDQLAKLQYTMKSIEENEGRTLVLFQSKEELHWFKENCPTSSYPFYFEGEAEISELVKKFQENEQSVLFSYHLWEGLDVPGPSLQNVVIHSLPFPPRDPVFEAKRNSVTDAFEEVDLPYMLLRLRQGIGRLIRTSNDSGTVQILMEKDLSELVKEKIVSVLPVTL